One genomic window of Spirochaetota bacterium includes the following:
- the mutT gene encoding 8-oxo-dGTP diphosphatase MutT has translation MLNHIDVAAAVIQKDNKVFVARRAPKEHLGGKWEFPGGKIEPNEKPEECLKRELAEELGIEVDIGEYITESIYAYDEKKIRLIAYAVEYKSGEIKLSVHDHYEWAQVDELFKFDFAAADWPIVKYISRM, from the coding sequence ATGCTAAATCACATCGATGTGGCTGCGGCTGTAATACAGAAGGACAACAAGGTCTTTGTTGCGCGCCGTGCTCCCAAAGAGCACCTTGGAGGGAAATGGGAATTCCCCGGGGGGAAGATTGAACCAAATGAAAAACCTGAAGAATGCCTTAAGAGAGAGTTGGCCGAAGAACTCGGCATAGAAGTAGACATTGGCGAATATATAACCGAATCAATTTATGCCTATGATGAAAAGAAAATACGATTAATTGCATACGCTGTTGAGTATAAGTCCGGCGAAATAAAGCTTTCCGTTCATGATCATTATGAGTGGGCGCAGGTGGATGAATTGTTTAAATTCGATTTTGCTGCAGCCGATTGGCCTATTGTAAAATATATTTCGAGAATGTAG